In Paenibacillus sonchi, a single genomic region encodes these proteins:
- a CDS encoding sensor histidine kinase: protein MSIVRKITLGYVILIFIPVVVFGYYYYSQIYGNLTNQFVQSRQKILEQAHANMKMDLTRIDSIQRMLQYNPYVTDYLNGVYESDSHSIYAYNRYISPVITQSLFINPEIESFRIYKTKQRVLPITDRFLDMSSLNPQGQEVAHTLKPGQGIWMLTDPGAAAPSLMFYQNIYNSDFTEKIGILELRVGSSLIGKLYEAAGGRDNWQAFLLPEQGVPPAEGAPAGIDKATWKLLGSKDARPYFINNKTIVNQLYIEELDVRVVVTGKVDDVFRTIKRKEIILVFTIIALLAVLSFVYYALASTITKRILLLARHMRNLDDDNMKQFISKHDKPNRLDEIGFLTSTYNSMIRRMDELINNVHRSELRNKEAAYKVLQAQIKPHFLYNTLETIRMLAESNNDKEVADISFWFGKLMRYSLSSEGDRTVLAREIETVVFYLNIHKMRLQHRLTYEIDVAMDAEQLDCPRFMLQPLVENSIVHGASAILRPVHIKLQVRETGDEIRISITDNGTGIQEDKLLAIRSRLARGATTEPRRTGEAWGCSMSANGSNRFSAAPRSWLLTVSRTGGHA, encoded by the coding sequence GTGAGCATCGTTCGTAAAATCACTTTGGGATATGTCATCCTGATTTTTATTCCAGTTGTCGTGTTCGGTTACTACTATTACTCCCAAATCTACGGCAACCTGACCAATCAATTTGTCCAAAGCCGTCAGAAAATACTGGAGCAGGCCCATGCCAATATGAAGATGGACCTGACCCGGATCGACTCCATCCAGCGTATGCTGCAATATAACCCGTATGTCACGGATTATCTGAACGGAGTATATGAATCGGATTCGCACAGCATTTACGCCTACAACCGTTACATCAGTCCGGTTATCACCCAATCGCTGTTTATCAATCCGGAAATTGAGAGCTTCCGGATCTATAAAACCAAACAGCGGGTACTTCCGATTACTGACCGTTTTCTGGACATGTCATCTCTGAATCCGCAGGGCCAGGAGGTCGCGCACACGCTGAAGCCCGGTCAAGGAATATGGATGCTGACCGATCCGGGGGCGGCGGCGCCTTCGCTTATGTTCTACCAGAACATTTACAACTCTGATTTTACCGAGAAAATCGGAATTCTTGAGCTGCGCGTCGGCAGCAGTTTAATCGGGAAGCTGTACGAGGCGGCCGGTGGAAGAGACAATTGGCAAGCCTTCCTGCTTCCCGAGCAGGGGGTGCCGCCGGCGGAAGGCGCCCCGGCAGGCATTGACAAAGCAACCTGGAAGCTGCTCGGTTCCAAGGATGCCCGGCCTTATTTTATCAACAATAAAACTATTGTAAATCAGTTGTACATTGAGGAACTGGACGTCCGGGTCGTCGTGACCGGTAAGGTTGACGATGTGTTCCGCACAATCAAGCGCAAGGAGATTATTCTGGTCTTTACGATCATCGCGCTCCTGGCGGTCTTGTCATTTGTTTATTATGCGCTCGCATCGACAATTACCAAACGCATTCTGCTCCTTGCCAGACATATGCGCAATCTGGACGACGATAATATGAAGCAGTTCATCAGCAAGCACGATAAACCGAACCGCCTGGATGAGATCGGATTTCTGACCTCGACCTACAATTCGATGATCCGGCGCATGGACGAGCTGATCAACAACGTCCACCGGTCCGAGCTGCGGAATAAAGAAGCGGCATATAAAGTGCTTCAGGCCCAGATCAAACCGCATTTTCTCTATAATACCCTTGAGACGATCCGGATGCTGGCTGAGTCCAATAATGACAAGGAAGTAGCGGATATTTCGTTCTGGTTCGGCAAGCTGATGCGTTACAGCCTGTCCTCGGAAGGGGACCGGACCGTTCTGGCCAGAGAAATCGAAACGGTCGTCTTCTATCTGAATATTCACAAGATGCGGCTCCAGCATAGACTGACCTACGAGATTGACGTCGCCATGGATGCGGAGCAGCTGGACTGTCCAAGATTCATGCTCCAGCCTCTGGTCGAGAACAGCATCGTTCACGGGGCGTCCGCCATACTCAGGCCCGTCCATATTAAGCTCCAGGTCCGGGAAACCGGAGATGAAATCCGCATCTCCATTACGGACAACGGAACAGGCATCCAGGAGGACAAGCTGCTGGCGATACGCTCCCGGCTGGCAAGGGGGGCGACAACAGAGCCGCGGAGAACGGGGGAGGCGTGGGGCTGTTCAATGTCAGCGAACGGATCAAATCGTTTTTCGGCGGCTCCTCGCAGCTGGTTATTGACAGTGAGCAGGACCGGGGGACATGCCTAA
- a CDS encoding AraC family transcriptional regulator → MYEHRYREHKLHGQPEFPLHIYKVEHPAGVHTILPVHWHNEMEIITLASGQAMFYIEGREYALHAGDALIVHPGELHSGMDTGSGGTCYYSIVFRISWLSSPHPDRVQVQYLDPLLQETARLPVLLSAADSAHLPLLRLVRELLERYDQKAAAYEMSLKALLLLFIADSYPLAQTGMEPDPGARRAREDNRQIRQVLSYMEEHSREKLELDQLAAVVSLSRSHFCKFFKDRTGMRPMEYLNYIRISQAASLLRSGAYNVLEAALESGFQHVSYFTKWFKHYMDMTPSEYKARYASGL, encoded by the coding sequence ATGTACGAACACCGTTACCGGGAGCATAAGCTGCATGGCCAGCCGGAATTCCCGCTGCATATCTACAAGGTGGAGCATCCGGCCGGCGTGCATACCATCCTTCCGGTGCATTGGCATAATGAGATGGAGATTATCACTCTGGCTTCCGGCCAGGCTATGTTCTATATCGAGGGCCGCGAATACGCCCTTCATGCCGGAGATGCCCTGATCGTCCATCCCGGGGAGCTCCATTCCGGCATGGACACCGGCTCCGGGGGCACCTGCTACTATTCGATTGTCTTCCGCATCTCCTGGCTGTCCTCGCCCCATCCCGACCGGGTACAGGTGCAGTACCTGGACCCGCTCCTGCAGGAGACGGCCCGGCTGCCGGTCCTGTTATCTGCGGCGGATAGCGCCCACCTACCGTTGCTCCGGCTGGTCAGAGAGTTGCTGGAACGTTATGACCAGAAGGCTGCGGCCTATGAGATGAGTCTGAAGGCGCTCCTGCTGCTGTTCATTGCCGACAGTTACCCGCTCGCACAGACGGGGATGGAGCCTGATCCGGGAGCCCGCCGCGCGCGCGAGGACAACCGGCAGATCCGGCAGGTTCTGAGCTATATGGAGGAGCATTCGCGCGAGAAGCTGGAGCTGGACCAGCTCGCTGCGGTGGTGTCGCTGAGCCGCTCGCATTTCTGCAAGTTTTTCAAGGACCGGACCGGCATGAGGCCAATGGAATATCTCAACTATATCCGTATCAGCCAGGCGGCCAGCCTGCTGCGCAGCGGCGCTTACAATGTGCTGGAGGCTGCTCTGGAGTCCGGGTTCCAGCATGTCAGCTACTTCACCAAATGGTTCAAGCATTATATGGACATGACGCCCTCAGAGTATAAGGCCCGGTACGCCTCCGGCCTGTGA
- a CDS encoding ABC transporter substrate-binding protein, protein MKTIRSYRMLTAVLAAIMMISLLSACGSGGGNGNQGSKPDNAAQGDNAGSKDNTGAAGDSGNGEVKELSLFIDAPWYPVKEWKGPVADKITEKTGVKLKVTVATDDKQLPLMIASGDLPDLVFTYSNVGRMSDSKLSYPWNELIEKYAPDFKIDKTRIAIHTMDDGNFYTVRNSFATQEEMKQNKYSIGSDGNPGIAVREDILKELGNPPINSLDDFVKVLGMVKKKYPDMVPLIMDKDWLEQYFLQQFGTGVLLDGWYEQDGKVDYSIRQPKMLEFFKFMNSLYRNGYILAENFALANDQIDDQYATNGKAFAHSHTVATADTDNIKIKSSGSGSYTFKMLPSALTKDAKVVSAGLGFAGTFITQKNKDPETSIKFLQYLASDEGKKLTMFGVEGEHWTWNNEGHPDLKYNPSDADFVNGNGIKWWYLYNDGVTEGMLSYVPGLQKTQALMQTKAITVYKPQIGLIQAQPDSEEKTIKTKIDEMVKNEKVRIYLANSEEEAVANYNSMVKKAEDMGLQKLVDWANATYNKKKDLFK, encoded by the coding sequence TTGAAAACAATCAGAAGCTACAGGATGCTTACGGCAGTATTGGCGGCTATCATGATGATCTCGCTCCTGTCCGCCTGCGGCAGCGGCGGCGGGAACGGGAACCAGGGAAGCAAACCGGACAATGCGGCGCAGGGGGACAATGCCGGCAGCAAGGATAACACGGGCGCGGCAGGGGATTCAGGCAACGGCGAAGTGAAGGAATTGTCGCTGTTCATCGACGCCCCCTGGTATCCGGTGAAAGAATGGAAAGGACCCGTGGCAGATAAAATCACTGAGAAAACAGGGGTGAAGCTGAAGGTTACCGTCGCAACGGACGACAAGCAGCTTCCGCTGATGATCGCTTCCGGCGACCTGCCGGACCTTGTTTTTACCTATTCGAACGTAGGCCGGATGTCGGACTCGAAGCTCTCCTATCCATGGAATGAGCTGATCGAGAAATATGCGCCGGACTTCAAGATTGACAAGACGAGAATTGCGATTCATACCATGGATGACGGCAACTTCTATACGGTCCGGAATTCCTTCGCCACACAGGAGGAAATGAAACAGAACAAGTATTCAATCGGCAGCGACGGCAATCCGGGGATTGCTGTGCGGGAAGATATTCTGAAAGAGCTGGGCAATCCGCCGATCAACTCGCTGGATGATTTTGTGAAGGTGCTGGGCATGGTCAAAAAGAAATACCCGGACATGGTGCCGCTCATCATGGACAAAGACTGGCTGGAGCAATATTTCCTCCAACAGTTCGGCACGGGGGTCCTGCTGGATGGCTGGTATGAACAGGATGGAAAAGTCGATTATTCCATTAGGCAGCCCAAAATGCTGGAGTTCTTCAAGTTTATGAACAGCCTGTACCGCAACGGATACATTCTGGCCGAAAATTTCGCGCTGGCGAACGATCAGATTGATGACCAGTACGCCACCAACGGCAAAGCGTTCGCCCACAGCCATACAGTGGCTACAGCAGATACGGACAACATAAAGATCAAAAGCAGCGGAAGCGGCTCATACACATTCAAAATGCTGCCCAGCGCCTTGACGAAGGACGCAAAGGTTGTAAGTGCGGGGCTTGGCTTTGCGGGAACGTTCATCACCCAAAAAAATAAAGATCCCGAAACCTCGATCAAATTCCTGCAGTATCTGGCAAGCGATGAGGGCAAGAAGCTGACGATGTTCGGCGTCGAAGGGGAACATTGGACCTGGAACAATGAAGGGCATCCGGATCTGAAATACAACCCTTCCGATGCGGATTTCGTTAACGGCAACGGCATCAAGTGGTGGTACCTGTACAACGACGGGGTTACAGAGGGTATGCTGTCCTATGTTCCGGGCTTACAGAAGACCCAGGCCCTGATGCAAACCAAAGCCATCACTGTCTATAAGCCGCAAATCGGCTTAATCCAGGCACAGCCGGATTCCGAGGAGAAGACGATCAAGACGAAGATTGACGAGATGGTCAAAAACGAGAAGGTCAGAATTTACCTTGCGAACTCTGAAGAGGAAGCAGTGGCAAATTACAACAGCATGGTTAAGAAGGCAGAGGATATGGGACTGCAAAAGCTGGTAGATTGGGCCAATGCAACCTATAACAAAAAGAAGGATTTGTTCAAGTAA
- a CDS encoding glycosyl hydrolase family 8, translating to MNIFTEGSFYTGKYRNLFRENGISEEAVRHRLDDTWNELFYGAPDVRIYHPMGDDKGYIVDTGNTDVRTEGMSYGMMMAVQMDKQEEFDRLWKFAKVYMQHTEGRYKDYFAWHCKLDGTRLSPGPAPDGEEFFAMALFFASKRWGDGAEPFNYSEQARIILRACVHKGENEDGDPMWDPATKLIKFVPETPFSDPSYHLPHFYELFALQADEQDRAFWKEAAARSRAYLHKACHPVTGLSPEYANYDGTPAEPQPHGDFRHFFSDAYRVAANIGLDYEWFRCDPWQTGQSNRIQAFFRDIDAADYRRYTIDGQPFEELSLHPVGLLATLAMASLAADGPDAGHYVKLFWNTPLRTGVRRYYDNCLYFFSLLALSGNYRIYS from the coding sequence ATGAATATCTTCACAGAAGGCTCCTTCTATACGGGAAAATACAGAAACCTGTTTCGCGAAAACGGAATATCGGAAGAGGCCGTCCGGCACAGGCTTGATGACACCTGGAACGAATTATTCTACGGCGCGCCCGATGTCCGAATCTACCATCCCATGGGTGATGATAAGGGCTATATCGTGGATACCGGCAATACCGATGTGCGGACAGAGGGCATGTCCTACGGAATGATGATGGCTGTTCAAATGGACAAGCAGGAAGAATTCGACCGGCTCTGGAAGTTCGCCAAAGTATATATGCAGCATACGGAAGGCCGTTACAAGGATTATTTCGCCTGGCACTGCAAGCTGGACGGAACACGGCTGTCGCCCGGTCCGGCGCCGGACGGGGAAGAATTTTTTGCCATGGCGCTGTTCTTTGCCTCCAAGCGCTGGGGCGACGGCGCCGAACCGTTCAACTATTCCGAGCAGGCCAGAATTATTCTCCGCGCCTGTGTGCATAAAGGGGAAAATGAAGATGGCGATCCGATGTGGGACCCGGCGACCAAGCTGATTAAATTCGTTCCTGAGACCCCTTTCAGCGATCCCTCCTACCATCTGCCCCATTTCTATGAATTATTTGCCCTGCAGGCAGATGAACAGGACAGGGCTTTCTGGAAAGAGGCTGCTGCCAGAAGCAGAGCCTATCTGCACAAGGCTTGTCATCCGGTAACCGGCCTTTCCCCCGAATATGCCAACTATGACGGAACCCCGGCCGAGCCCCAGCCGCATGGAGACTTCCGCCACTTCTTCAGTGATGCTTACCGGGTCGCGGCCAACATCGGGCTGGACTATGAGTGGTTCCGCTGCGACCCTTGGCAGACAGGGCAGTCCAACCGGATTCAGGCCTTTTTCCGCGACATCGATGCCGCCGATTACCGGCGCTACACCATTGACGGCCAGCCGTTTGAGGAGCTGTCCTTGCATCCGGTCGGGCTCCTGGCAACCCTGGCTATGGCCTCGCTCGCTGCCGATGGGCCGGATGCCGGACATTACGTCAAGCTGTTCTGGAATACCCCGCTGCGCACCGGTGTCCGCCGGTATTACGATAACTGCCTCTACTTCTTCAGCTTGCTGGCGCTAAGCGGAAACTACCGCATTTATTCATAA
- a CDS encoding response regulator — protein MRVLIVDDEPLILNGLVKIIGEAAPLGTEVFKANNAFEALDLMKDHMPDVTVTDLHMPEKNGFELIEAARDSGLCDRFIILTGYDEFEYVRKALRTGVVDYLLKPIDKNEIALLLARIDQELPSEADPECSGHAKRILAYTKTHYMNDLSLDHLAELMKLHPNYISSLFKKVTGDTFVSYLNAFRIKEAQKLLRSQRQLSVNAIGKKVGFENKHYFTKVFKKYTGITPGAYREEGEAEWNDGGGEVSVRK, from the coding sequence ATGAGAGTATTGATTGTAGACGATGAGCCGCTTATCCTTAACGGATTGGTTAAGATCATCGGTGAAGCGGCACCGCTCGGGACAGAGGTATTCAAGGCGAACAACGCTTTTGAGGCACTGGATCTCATGAAGGACCACATGCCGGATGTGACCGTTACGGATCTTCATATGCCGGAGAAAAACGGATTCGAGCTGATCGAGGCAGCCAGGGACAGCGGGCTGTGCGACCGTTTTATTATCCTTACGGGCTACGATGAATTCGAATATGTACGGAAGGCGCTCCGCACGGGAGTGGTGGATTATCTGCTGAAGCCGATCGACAAAAATGAGATTGCCTTACTATTGGCGCGTATTGACCAGGAGCTTCCTTCCGAAGCCGACCCGGAGTGCTCAGGGCATGCGAAACGCATTCTGGCTTATACCAAAACCCATTATATGAACGATCTGTCACTGGACCATCTTGCCGAATTGATGAAGCTTCATCCGAACTACATCAGCAGCCTGTTCAAAAAAGTGACGGGCGACACGTTTGTCAGTTATTTGAATGCATTCCGGATCAAGGAGGCCCAGAAGCTGCTCAGGTCCCAGCGGCAGCTGTCTGTAAACGCCATCGGGAAAAAGGTCGGTTTTGAGAATAAGCATTATTTCACCAAAGTGTTCAAAAAGTATACGGGCATTACGCCGGGCGCCTACCGGGAAGAGGGCGAAGCGGAATGGAATGACGGTGGCGGGGAAGTTTCCGTCAGGAAGTGA